One Nitrospirota bacterium genomic region harbors:
- a CDS encoding FAD-dependent monooxygenase has translation MGYREISLQLPTDYHEDELKEGITKQLGIREFSCQIENKSLDARKKGNIHWLVRVVVLSDEIDGGAPLFSPSLDIPYQKRGKNAVVVGSGPAGFFSAFVLQKAGFDTTLIERGADVHKRTEGIREFEKTGVFDSISNYAFGEGGAGTFSDGKLTSRSKHISKERQFILESYISAGAPEEIGYMAHPHLGSDNLRKIVRNLRDAFIAIGGRMAFETLLEDLKIINGKVTEAITSSGAMEADYFIIAPGHSAYETYRMLIRKGVQFRTKNFALGSRVEHPQRIINKAQWGRESLPGVKAAEYRLTSPGDNRLPVYTFCMCPGGIVVPAAAYHNTNIVNGMSRYQRNEKFANAACVAGIHPDRLIGREASPEEALDWVQALEERFHQYSNGFAAPFCSIQNFIDQKEQTDIVESSYPLGLKPAALWDLLPAEISSAIREGLRDFSNKIKGFETGMIMGLESKTSAPIQVLREKERYCAGIENLYLAGEGSGCSGGIISSGADGIRAALHIVESNSQGG, from the coding sequence ATGGGATACCGGGAAATTTCATTGCAACTGCCGACTGATTACCATGAAGACGAACTGAAGGAAGGCATTACGAAACAGCTGGGCATACGGGAATTCTCCTGTCAGATAGAGAACAAGAGCCTTGATGCAAGAAAGAAAGGGAATATCCACTGGCTCGTCAGGGTCGTAGTCTTATCGGACGAAATTGACGGAGGCGCGCCACTTTTTTCCCCGTCATTGGATATCCCATATCAAAAGAGAGGAAAAAATGCCGTCGTTGTCGGCAGCGGTCCTGCCGGGTTCTTTTCAGCGTTTGTTCTGCAGAAGGCAGGCTTTGATACCACGCTTATTGAAAGGGGCGCGGATGTTCATAAACGGACTGAAGGGATCAGGGAGTTTGAGAAGACCGGTGTTTTTGATTCTATCAGCAATTATGCCTTTGGTGAAGGCGGTGCCGGAACATTTTCAGACGGAAAACTCACCTCACGGTCCAAGCATATATCAAAAGAACGGCAGTTCATCTTGGAGAGCTACATCAGCGCCGGAGCCCCGGAAGAAATAGGGTACATGGCACATCCTCATCTGGGGAGCGATAATCTCAGGAAGATCGTCAGGAATCTCAGAGATGCATTCATAGCCATTGGCGGCCGCATGGCATTTGAAACACTCCTTGAAGATCTGAAGATCATAAACGGGAAAGTCACTGAAGCGATCACGTCATCAGGTGCAATGGAGGCTGACTATTTTATTATTGCACCTGGCCATTCTGCGTACGAGACGTACCGGATGCTGATCAGGAAGGGAGTTCAGTTCCGCACAAAGAATTTTGCCCTGGGCAGCAGAGTGGAGCATCCCCAAAGGATCATTAACAAGGCACAGTGGGGCCGTGAAAGCCTGCCGGGTGTAAAGGCTGCCGAATACCGCCTCACTTCCCCCGGAGACAACAGACTTCCGGTGTATACCTTCTGCATGTGCCCCGGCGGCATTGTTGTCCCTGCAGCTGCGTACCATAATACCAACATCGTAAACGGCATGAGCCGATATCAGCGGAACGAAAAGTTTGCGAATGCCGCATGTGTAGCCGGCATTCATCCTGACAGACTGATCGGCAGGGAGGCATCGCCAGAAGAGGCCCTTGATTGGGTGCAAGCCCTTGAAGAGCGTTTTCACCAATATTCAAACGGCTTTGCAGCCCCGTTCTGCAGCATACAGAATTTTATTGATCAGAAGGAGCAGACCGATATCGTGGAATCAAGTTATCCGCTTGGATTAAAGCCCGCAGCGCTATGGGATCTCCTGCCTGCTGAGATAAGCAGCGCTATCAGGGAAGGGCTTAGGGATTTCAGCAATAAAATAAAGGGATTTGAAACAGGTATGATCATGGGGCTTGAAAGCAAGACTTCGGCCCCAATTCAGGTCTTGCGGGAAAAAGAGCGGTACTGCGCCGGTATTGAAAATCTCTATCTGGCAGGCGAAGGCAGCGGATGCTCCGGAGGCATTATATCAAGCGGAGCTGACGGAATTAGGGCTGCCCTGCATATTGTGGAGAGTAATTCTCAAGGTGGATAG
- a CDS encoding tetratricopeptide repeat protein, whose translation MKKVALVIALLVLFAAIAGAAVSNDDKDFRAGLKSYNTRNFRAAVQYFKEYINKKPDPTAYYLIGYSLYELGKFSEADEYFRDAYLIDPEYSLEKVGLIRRASGEVAAIRSAITKKSESAVEKREAKPDQTVKVPEPSAKTPLPASSDAKEGKSGLAAPAEQKAKAAETVPAPTTAQKSAPAQSVPQQAEPPKSPQAVPTPPAPVVPMPMPKQMPDAAGPAALIAIIAAFGMILVFIGLAVYLYYSLCLFLIAKKLDVPAPWTAWIPIVQAWTFVVSAGKPGWWVLLFLVPIVNLFVGIYLWMCITENLGKNKWLGLLILVPLVGIFYPGWLAFSKTESSGGYTPPEETLAE comes from the coding sequence ATGAAAAAGGTAGCACTGGTCATAGCATTGTTAGTGCTGTTTGCAGCGATAGCAGGTGCTGCTGTCTCAAATGATGACAAGGATTTCAGGGCAGGGCTCAAGTCGTACAATACAAGGAATTTTAGAGCTGCGGTCCAGTATTTCAAGGAGTACATCAATAAGAAACCTGACCCTACTGCATATTACCTGATCGGCTATTCCCTGTATGAACTGGGCAAGTTCAGCGAGGCTGATGAGTATTTCAGAGATGCATACCTCATCGATCCCGAGTATTCGCTTGAGAAGGTTGGTCTTATAAGAAGGGCCTCAGGTGAAGTTGCGGCTATCAGATCTGCCATAACGAAGAAGTCTGAATCTGCTGTTGAGAAGAGAGAGGCAAAACCGGACCAGACCGTAAAAGTGCCTGAGCCCTCCGCAAAAACACCACTGCCGGCATCATCTGATGCAAAGGAAGGGAAGTCTGGCCTGGCAGCCCCTGCAGAGCAGAAAGCAAAGGCAGCAGAGACTGTTCCAGCCCCGACCACTGCTCAAAAATCAGCTCCCGCACAGTCAGTTCCTCAGCAGGCTGAGCCGCCCAAGTCTCCTCAGGCAGTTCCGACACCGCCGGCACCTGTTGTTCCCATGCCTATGCCAAAGCAGATGCCCGATGCTGCGGGACCAGCTGCCCTTATTGCAATTATTGCCGCCTTTGGCATGATATTGGTTTTTATCGGGCTCGCGGTTTACCTGTATTACAGCCTCTGTCTGTTTCTTATTGCAAAAAAGCTGGATGTGCCGGCTCCCTGGACCGCCTGGATACCGATCGTTCAGGCCTGGACCTTTGTCGTCTCAGCCGGAAAGCCCGGATGGTGGGTCCTTCTGTTCTTGGTTCCTATTGTCAATTTGTTTGTAGGAATATATCTCTGGATGTGCATCACAGAGAACCTGGGCAAGAACAAGTGGCTTGGACTTCTCATTCTTGTTCCGCTTGTAGGCATTTTCTATCCGGGGTGGCTTGCCTTTTCCAAGACGGAAAGTTCGGGCGGGTATACGCCCCCTGAGGAGACCTTGGCAGAATAA
- a CDS encoding 4Fe-4S dicluster domain-containing protein, which yields MLFRILKHEDLKKLYDLLSRGNRVIGPVRKGADKDGNPIYAFEEIGDFINIHLDYTTTKIPAKKFFMPFREVMADFRIKGKDWEKKIGFNIGSPFIVFGMHACDINALNKLDKVLLGSHYPMPYYAAKRKNMFIVGIDCIPQPYCFCRSMGSDTALHGFDMFLTDLGDHYFVEILSDTAYNFLRQITNAEPTESDHARYMKAASEKNRKFTAHVDTTDLTKILDMEFQADVWKKWGDQCLSCGTCANVCPTCYCYGVDESVALDLSRAQKIKSLYSCNLIDFAEVAGGHNFRPESHTRLKYRYYHKHRGFVEAYEESLCVGCGRCGESCLAGITVPEVIASVRGGEN from the coding sequence ATGCTTTTTAGAATTCTGAAACATGAAGACCTGAAAAAGCTGTATGATCTGCTGTCCAGGGGGAATCGGGTTATCGGACCGGTCAGGAAAGGGGCTGACAAAGACGGCAACCCCATATATGCCTTTGAAGAGATAGGTGATTTCATCAATATTCATCTGGATTACACCACAACAAAAATACCTGCAAAGAAGTTCTTTATGCCTTTTAGAGAAGTTATGGCTGACTTCCGGATCAAAGGGAAAGACTGGGAGAAGAAGATCGGATTCAATATCGGCAGCCCCTTCATTGTCTTCGGTATGCATGCCTGTGACATAAATGCCCTGAACAAGCTCGACAAAGTTCTGCTCGGGAGCCACTATCCCATGCCGTATTATGCGGCAAAACGGAAGAACATGTTCATCGTGGGTATTGACTGCATACCCCAGCCATATTGTTTCTGCCGCTCCATGGGCTCAGATACGGCACTGCATGGATTCGACATGTTCCTGACAGACCTTGGTGACCACTACTTTGTCGAAATACTTTCTGATACTGCATACAATTTTCTCCGGCAGATCACTAATGCGGAGCCTACAGAAAGCGATCATGCCCGCTATATGAAGGCCGCATCGGAAAAGAACAGGAAGTTTACTGCTCATGTAGATACAACTGACCTTACCAAAATTCTGGATATGGAATTCCAGGCAGATGTCTGGAAGAAATGGGGCGATCAGTGCCTGTCCTGCGGCACCTGTGCGAATGTCTGCCCGACCTGCTACTGCTATGGCGTAGATGAGTCTGTGGCACTTGATCTCTCACGGGCGCAAAAGATCAAATCCCTCTACTCCTGCAATCTGATCGATTTCGCTGAGGTTGCCGGCGGACATAATTTCAGACCTGAGAGTCACACACGGCTCAAATACCGTTACTACCACAAGCACCGCGGTTTTGTTGAAGCGTATGAGGAATCTCTCTGCGTTGGCTGCGGCAGATGCGGAGAATCCTGCCTTGCAGGCATTACGGTCCCGGAAGTCATTGCGAGCGTCAGGGGCGGGGAAAACTGA
- a CDS encoding FAD/NAD(P)-binding protein yields MSSQIKFTDITAGQQRRHFRENDLGAFENTYKAEITAVHRLTAIENLFRIQIVDPTDRKKFVFQPGQFVMLELPGIGEAPFSISSSASRHGDLELCIRRVGSLTNFLFRLDRGTHVGIRGPFGTGFPMDQMHGENILLIAGGLGLAPLRSPIAYVQENRNLFDNVDIIYGTKEPSQLLFTYQYDMWRADDVNLHIIVEKGDPAWKGPVGMITKVLQDIFMHRHADYFQKTYAIVCGPPVMFKFVCTMLNERSIPMEKMFVSLERRMHCGMAKCCRCNIGSTYICLKGPVFDYWSVMNMKEAI; encoded by the coding sequence ATGAGCAGCCAGATCAAATTCACGGATATTACAGCCGGTCAGCAGCGGCGGCATTTTCGCGAGAACGACCTTGGAGCCTTTGAGAACACCTATAAGGCCGAGATCACTGCAGTACACAGACTTACCGCAATCGAGAATCTCTTCAGGATCCAGATCGTCGACCCGACAGACAGAAAGAAGTTTGTTTTCCAGCCGGGCCAATTCGTAATGCTGGAACTGCCGGGTATCGGTGAGGCGCCCTTCTCGATCTCCTCCTCTGCCTCACGGCATGGAGATCTTGAACTCTGCATACGCAGGGTCGGAAGCCTGACCAATTTTCTTTTCAGGCTTGACCGCGGCACGCACGTTGGCATACGCGGCCCTTTCGGCACCGGTTTCCCGATGGATCAGATGCATGGAGAAAATATTCTCCTCATAGCCGGAGGCCTCGGTCTTGCTCCTCTGCGTTCGCCGATAGCCTATGTGCAGGAAAACAGGAACCTGTTCGATAATGTTGATATTATTTATGGAACAAAGGAACCCTCCCAGCTCCTGTTCACCTATCAGTATGATATGTGGCGTGCTGATGACGTGAACCTTCATATTATTGTCGAAAAAGGCGATCCAGCCTGGAAAGGGCCTGTCGGCATGATAACCAAAGTACTCCAGGATATTTTCATGCATAGGCATGCAGACTACTTTCAGAAGACCTATGCTATTGTCTGCGGCCCTCCGGTCATGTTCAAATTTGTCTGCACCATGCTGAATGAGCGGAGTATCCCTATGGAGAAGATGTTCGTTTCCCTTGAGCGGAGGATGCACTGCGGCATGGCAAAATGCTGCCGCTGCAATATCGGCTCAACGTACATCTGCCTTAAGGGCCCTGTCTTTGACTACTGGTCGGTCATGAACATGAAGGAGGCCATCTGA
- a CDS encoding NADH:ubiquinone oxidoreductase, whose product MAGTTHNQKNFLGVPVAKPRVAFFELSSCEGCQLQILNNEATLLDFLSLVQVVNFREAMTEKSDDYDIAFVEGSITRKDEVERLRNIRQNARVLVALGSCACFGGINQLKNRFDPDWVKRKVYGNSPVDTDKAQPLEEFVHINLRIYGCPVRKEEVERIVTNLVIGKEIHHPRYPVCMECKANENVCLFDLGEPCLGPVTRAGCDSWCPNSRAGCWGCRGPADEANMEQMRKIMAEKGFSEETLIDRLECFGGFKDSVDRIRKGQP is encoded by the coding sequence ATGGCCGGGACAACTCACAACCAGAAGAATTTTCTTGGCGTTCCGGTTGCAAAGCCACGGGTCGCCTTCTTCGAGCTCTCTTCCTGCGAAGGCTGCCAGCTCCAGATATTAAACAACGAGGCAACGCTCCTCGATTTCCTTTCCCTGGTGCAGGTGGTCAATTTCCGCGAGGCAATGACAGAAAAGTCCGACGACTATGATATTGCCTTTGTCGAGGGAAGCATAACAAGAAAGGATGAGGTGGAGAGGCTCAGAAATATCAGGCAGAATGCCAGGGTCCTTGTTGCGCTTGGGTCCTGCGCATGTTTTGGGGGTATAAACCAGCTCAAGAACCGTTTTGATCCTGACTGGGTAAAGCGTAAGGTGTACGGAAACTCACCTGTCGATACTGACAAGGCCCAACCCCTTGAGGAGTTCGTGCATATAAACCTCAGGATCTATGGCTGTCCTGTCAGAAAAGAAGAAGTCGAAAGGATCGTGACGAATCTGGTCATCGGCAAGGAGATTCATCATCCGCGGTACCCGGTATGCATGGAATGCAAGGCTAACGAAAATGTCTGCCTTTTTGACCTTGGTGAGCCCTGCCTGGGGCCTGTCACCAGGGCTGGCTGTGATTCGTGGTGTCCGAACAGCAGGGCCGGCTGCTGGGGCTGCCGCGGACCTGCAGATGAAGCCAATATGGAACAGATGAGGAAGATTATGGCAGAGAAGGGATTCTCTGAGGAAACCCTGATCGACCGCCTTGAATGCTTTGGCGGGTTCAAAGACAGTGTTGATAGGATCAGGAAAGGTCAACCATGA
- a CDS encoding Ni/Fe hydrogenase subunit alpha: MKLTCKVDVHHLSRVEGHGNITIRIQDGKLEEARWEVVETPRFFEAFLIGKKWDNAPWICGRICGICSIGHTLASIRAVENAFGIEPTEQTRKLRLLLKHMETLQSHILHLYFLAAPDFANVGSVFPLIETAPDIVARAARIKLLANDICDCIGGRRMHPTRTIVGGFTLLPTKDELRGHRDRLKEVMDDLVKTADLFRSFTLPDFIRETEFVSLKGSGQYPFIGGDLVSTDGVQKREQDYREMTNEYIVEQSTSKWSRLSRKSFAVGALARLNNNFELLHEWAREISLSFGLQPVNHNPYMNNMAQLVEAVHVAAESIDMIDELLDSEFSEPRQPVAARAGIGVGAVEVPRGILYHSYEFDDTGHIINCDCVIPTSQNHANIQHDLQELAEHYAKKGRKDRDIELLAQMLVRAYDPCISCSVH, encoded by the coding sequence ATGAAGCTCACCTGCAAGGTGGATGTGCATCACCTTTCCCGGGTCGAGGGGCACGGGAATATAACGATACGCATACAGGATGGAAAACTTGAGGAAGCGCGATGGGAGGTCGTTGAGACGCCCCGCTTCTTCGAAGCCTTCCTCATCGGCAAGAAGTGGGACAATGCGCCCTGGATCTGCGGAAGGATCTGCGGCATCTGCTCAATAGGCCACACGCTTGCGAGCATACGGGCCGTTGAAAATGCCTTTGGCATAGAGCCGACAGAGCAGACGCGAAAATTGCGGCTGCTGCTCAAACATATGGAAACCCTTCAGAGCCATATCCTTCACCTCTATTTTCTCGCAGCGCCTGATTTTGCAAATGTGGGAAGCGTATTTCCGCTTATTGAGACAGCACCTGATATCGTGGCAAGGGCGGCAAGGATCAAGCTCCTCGCAAACGATATCTGTGACTGTATCGGCGGACGCCGCATGCATCCTACCAGGACGATCGTCGGAGGGTTCACCCTGCTGCCGACAAAGGATGAACTCCGCGGCCACAGGGACCGCCTGAAAGAAGTGATGGATGATCTGGTAAAGACAGCTGACCTCTTCAGGTCGTTCACCCTGCCGGATTTTATACGAGAGACGGAGTTTGTGTCGCTCAAGGGTAGCGGGCAGTACCCCTTTATCGGCGGCGACCTTGTTTCGACCGACGGTGTCCAGAAAAGGGAGCAGGACTATCGTGAGATGACCAATGAATACATTGTAGAACAGTCAACATCAAAGTGGTCGCGACTGTCCCGCAAATCCTTTGCCGTGGGGGCACTGGCGCGACTGAACAATAACTTCGAGCTTCTTCACGAATGGGCGAGAGAGATCTCGCTCAGTTTCGGGCTCCAGCCTGTGAACCACAATCCGTACATGAACAATATGGCCCAGCTTGTTGAGGCCGTTCATGTAGCTGCGGAATCGATCGATATGATCGATGAGCTTCTTGATTCGGAATTCTCGGAGCCGAGACAGCCTGTCGCGGCAAGGGCAGGTATTGGCGTTGGCGCTGTTGAGGTCCCAAGAGGGATCCTCTATCACAGCTACGAATTCGATGACACAGGGCATATTATCAATTGCGACTGCGTCATCCCTACCAGCCAGAATCATGCGAACATTCAGCACGATCTTCAGGAACTTGCGGAGCATTATGCAAAAAAAGGGAGGAAGGACCGGGATATTGAACTGCTGGCCCAGATGCTCGTCAGGGCCTATGACCCCTGCATCTCCTGCTCAGTACACTGA
- a CDS encoding YkgJ family cysteine cluster protein, protein MANNDSSSNTDNSAVNEIKREIEGRIEKSVIVPEYLTGESKIRFRCYPGIGCFTKCCSGIKIFLSPYDIYRLKKRLGMTYDEFLLTHTHQTVIDRSQLPVAIMRLKDDENRSCPFVTAEGCTVYEDRPLTCRYYPIGMGIMKHFDKNTGTNFFIKIREDHCLGHNEDKEWTIDEWRADQGSDVYDAVNDDWMEIVLKAKTLGMVEFSQKSLDLFFMVSTNLDAFRKFVFESRFLDAYEIEPEVIEKLKQDELELLKFSLSWLRFTLYGEGDFKVREDARKKAKEKVLAEREKQMKEQAAQAQPEKQ, encoded by the coding sequence ATGGCAAACAACGACAGTTCCAGTAATACTGATAATAGTGCGGTTAACGAGATCAAGCGTGAGATTGAGGGCCGGATCGAAAAAAGCGTCATTGTGCCGGAATATCTGACCGGTGAATCAAAAATAAGGTTTCGTTGCTATCCTGGCATCGGATGTTTTACCAAATGCTGCAGCGGGATAAAGATATTCCTGTCTCCCTATGATATCTACAGACTGAAAAAACGGCTCGGGATGACGTACGACGAGTTTCTCCTCACCCATACGCATCAGACAGTGATCGACAGGTCTCAACTCCCTGTTGCGATCATGAGGCTGAAGGACGACGAAAACAGGTCATGTCCCTTTGTGACAGCAGAGGGCTGCACGGTTTATGAGGACCGTCCTCTTACCTGCCGTTATTATCCGATAGGCATGGGGATAATGAAGCACTTCGATAAGAATACAGGCACCAATTTTTTCATAAAGATCAGGGAAGATCATTGCCTCGGACATAACGAAGACAAGGAATGGACGATCGACGAATGGCGGGCTGACCAGGGTTCTGATGTTTACGACGCGGTAAATGATGACTGGATGGAGATCGTTCTGAAGGCAAAGACCCTCGGCATGGTAGAGTTCAGCCAGAAGTCTCTGGACCTGTTTTTCATGGTAAGCACCAACCTTGATGCCTTCAGGAAATTTGTTTTTGAAAGCAGGTTCCTCGATGCCTACGAAATAGAGCCTGAAGTGATAGAAAAGTTGAAGCAGGATGAACTGGAACTGCTGAAATTCTCTCTCTCATGGCTCAGATTCACCCTTTATGGGGAAGGTGACTTCAAGGTGCGGGAAGACGCCAGGAAGAAGGCCAAAGAGAAAGTGCTTGCTGAAAGAGAAAAGCAGATGAAAGAACAGGCTGCACAGGCTCAACCGGAAAAACAATAG
- a CDS encoding sodium-translocating pyrophosphatase, with product MSSTILFALGCGVLGVIYAVMTAMWVSKQDAGNAKMQEISNAVKEGAYAFLAREYKTVAMVAVVLVIAIAAIPQLGMWAAIGFIIGTVGSAFAGFVGMWVTVRANVRTTAAASKGLQAALGLAFKGGSVTGVMVVGTGIIGLAGFYFIAKQAAPEQAFHALIGLGFGCSLMSVFARIAGGIYTKAADVGADLVGKVEAGIPEDDPRNPAVIADNVGDNVGDCAGMAADLYETYTVTLVAAMLLAKTVFGAESPWVEFPMMLGGISIIASIIGTFAVRLGKSNYIMGALYKGLAVAGILAAITFYIVTGEFLKGVDAVSMAAHPSFTQMNVFLMSLIGLALTGLIVVITEYFTAKEYAPVKHIAQASLTGHGTNVIAGLAVSMKSTAAPVLVIVASILGAYHLGGGFAANPDMTGGLFAIALSAVSMLSMTGIVVAIDSYGPITDNAGGIAEMSGLPEEIRNITDPLDAVGNTTKAVTKGYAIGSAGLAALVLFAEYSRSFSSPVLFDLSNPMVLAGLFIGGLLPYYYGSLLMEAVGKAAGSIVDEVRRQFREIPGIMEYKAKPEYGKCVDIVTQSAIKQMMVPALIPVVAPIAVGLLLGKEALGGVLIGSILTGLFQAIAMTSGGGAWDNAKKAFEDGVTDSKGVVHKKGSDGHKASVTGDTVGDPYKDTAGPAINPMIKVINIVALLIVPML from the coding sequence ATGAGTTCGACTATTTTATTTGCTTTAGGTTGCGGCGTATTAGGCGTTATATACGCAGTCATGACCGCAATGTGGGTCTCAAAGCAGGACGCAGGGAATGCCAAGATGCAGGAAATTTCAAACGCCGTGAAAGAGGGTGCATATGCCTTTCTTGCACGCGAATATAAAACGGTTGCCATGGTTGCTGTTGTTCTCGTTATTGCTATTGCCGCCATACCGCAGCTCGGCATGTGGGCAGCGATCGGTTTCATAATTGGAACGGTCGGCTCTGCATTTGCGGGCTTTGTCGGCATGTGGGTCACGGTCCGTGCAAACGTCCGCACTACAGCGGCTGCCAGCAAGGGCCTTCAGGCTGCACTGGGCCTTGCCTTCAAGGGCGGCTCGGTTACCGGCGTTATGGTTGTTGGTACAGGTATCATAGGACTTGCGGGCTTTTATTTCATTGCAAAGCAGGCTGCTCCTGAACAGGCCTTCCATGCATTGATCGGCCTTGGCTTCGGCTGCTCGCTTATGAGCGTGTTTGCCCGTATTGCAGGCGGTATCTATACAAAGGCTGCTGACGTTGGCGCTGACCTTGTCGGAAAAGTCGAGGCAGGAATCCCTGAAGATGATCCCCGGAACCCTGCAGTTATCGCAGACAACGTTGGTGACAACGTTGGCGACTGTGCAGGCATGGCTGCCGACCTTTATGAAACCTACACGGTTACTCTTGTGGCCGCAATGCTTCTTGCCAAGACTGTCTTTGGCGCCGAAAGCCCATGGGTTGAATTCCCGATGATGTTGGGCGGAATATCGATTATTGCTTCCATTATCGGCACATTTGCAGTAAGGCTCGGCAAGAGCAACTACATTATGGGTGCTCTTTACAAGGGGCTGGCTGTTGCAGGTATTCTTGCTGCAATAACCTTCTATATAGTTACTGGTGAATTTCTGAAGGGTGTTGATGCTGTTTCAATGGCCGCACATCCGTCTTTTACCCAGATGAACGTCTTTCTTATGTCGCTGATCGGCCTTGCACTGACAGGACTGATCGTTGTCATAACTGAGTATTTCACTGCCAAAGAGTATGCCCCTGTTAAGCACATTGCACAGGCAAGCCTGACCGGTCATGGCACGAACGTCATCGCAGGTCTTGCGGTCAGCATGAAGTCAACCGCAGCCCCAGTTCTGGTTATCGTTGCTTCCATCCTTGGTGCATATCACTTGGGCGGAGGATTTGCAGCCAACCCTGATATGACCGGCGGTCTCTTCGCTATTGCCCTTTCAGCGGTTTCGATGCTTTCGATGACCGGTATTGTTGTTGCCATCGACTCATACGGTCCGATCACGGATAATGCGGGCGGCATCGCAGAGATGTCTGGACTGCCTGAAGAGATCCGTAATATAACCGATCCGCTTGACGCAGTCGGCAACACTACAAAGGCTGTTACCAAGGGTTATGCTATCGGCTCGGCAGGACTTGCTGCACTTGTTCTCTTTGCTGAATACTCACGGTCTTTCTCTTCTCCCGTTCTCTTTGACCTGTCGAACCCGATGGTTCTGGCCGGTCTTTTCATCGGCGGTCTTCTTCCCTATTATTACGGCTCACTGCTTATGGAAGCGGTCGGCAAGGCAGCAGGCAGCATTGTTGATGAAGTCAGGAGACAGTTCAGGGAGATACCGGGCATTATGGAATACAAGGCAAAGCCTGAATATGGCAAGTGCGTTGATATCGTTACCCAGTCAGCCATCAAGCAGATGATGGTTCCTGCACTAATCCCGGTTGTAGCGCCTATCGCAGTTGGACTGCTTCTTGGTAAAGAGGCACTCGGCGGCGTTCTTATCGGCAGCATCCTGACCGGACTGTTCCAGGCCATTGCCATGACAAGCGGCGGCGGTGCATGGGACAATGCCAAGAAGGCCTTTGAAGACGGCGTCACTGACTCCAAGGGTGTCGTCCACAAGAAGGGCAGCGATGGTCACAAGGCCTCTGTTACCGGTGACACGGTCGGAGATCCTTACAAGGATACTGCAGGACCTGCGATCAACCCGATGATCAAGGTTATCAACATCGTAGCGCTTCTGATCGTACCGATGCTGTAA
- a CDS encoding CBS domain-containing protein translates to MMVKQILGPINSNIISIDRDKSVADAIYQMVENEVGALIVVDNEKPVGMFTERDVLKSWTRKGNILFKDIKVSEVMTTNLIICEIEDDLCYVTTIMIKNRIRHLPIVENTKIVAMLSIRDVVKAQVSDLRAENHYLKDYISDKYPG, encoded by the coding sequence ATGATGGTAAAGCAGATTTTAGGGCCGATTAATTCGAACATCATCTCGATTGACAGGGACAAGTCGGTCGCAGATGCGATCTACCAGATGGTGGAGAACGAGGTAGGAGCGCTGATCGTTGTTGATAACGAAAAGCCGGTCGGGATGTTTACAGAAAGAGATGTGCTGAAGTCCTGGACCAGAAAGGGAAATATCCTTTTCAAGGACATAAAGGTGAGCGAGGTCATGACCACGAACCTCATCATCTGCGAGATCGAAGACGATCTCTGTTATGTAACAACTATTATGATCAAAAACAGGATCAGGCATCTGCCCATTGTCGAAAATACGAAGATCGTTGCCATGCTGTCCATCAGAGATGTGGTAAAGGCCCAGGTATCGGATCTCAGGGCAGAGAACCATTATCTAAAAGACTATATATCTGACAAATACCCTGGATAA